The Thalassotalea psychrophila genome window below encodes:
- a CDS encoding TRAP transporter small permease subunit — protein MYTSFLRRFISIADGITEVLGKAIAWLTLLVVLLTFAVVMLRYGFNLGWIAMQESVLYAHGAVFMLGASYTLKHDGHVRVDIFYQKFTTKQKAVVNLFGTLLLLLPVCIFTFYISYDYVALSWDILEKSKEPGGLPAVYLNKSLILLLVVTLVIQGLAEIFRNVLILNDNRDINGGEE, from the coding sequence ATGTACACCTCCTTTTTACGTCGGTTTATCTCAATAGCCGACGGTATTACCGAAGTTTTAGGTAAGGCTATTGCTTGGTTAACTCTATTGGTTGTATTACTTACTTTTGCGGTAGTAATGCTTCGATATGGTTTTAATCTTGGTTGGATAGCCATGCAAGAATCTGTGCTATACGCGCATGGCGCTGTGTTTATGTTAGGCGCATCTTATACCTTAAAGCATGATGGCCATGTTCGTGTTGATATTTTTTACCAAAAATTTACAACTAAGCAAAAAGCTGTGGTTAATTTATTTGGCACACTTTTATTACTTCTACCTGTATGTATCTTCACATTTTATATTAGCTATGACTATGTTGCTTTATCTTGGGATATTCTTGAAAAGTCAAAAGAGCCCGGGGGGCTTCCTGCTGTATATCTTAATAAGTCACTTATTTTATTGTTAGTGGTGACTTTGGTGATACAAGGTCTGGCAGAGATATTTCGTAATGTTCTCATACTAAATGATAATCGCGATATTAATGGGGGCGAAGAGTAA